Proteins encoded within one genomic window of Acaryochloris marina S15:
- a CDS encoding DUF6544 family protein has translation MSLRLAILLALALLIVLHFGSAWQFHRSIDQQVLTLRMLTGDEQVVQPPRLICALAMRSHRPDTDKGPSQYCPTTIQIHQTGEMRLSEQGQWLPFSATQDFSIRQPGFVWRATFRLAPFIHIEVVDSYVQGKGRLEGRLLGSVPLLRAAGSSTDKGELMRCLAELIFFPAAFLNNSALHWHELNEFTVEVKGEPDVGVHYNFDPNGDLVDITAPNRPRMVAGQAVETPWSCTVSDYRTLSGYDIPTFGQVSWQLEDGPFTYWRGRITHLETDPDNQSLFQAEV, from the coding sequence TTGTCCCTTAGGCTCGCAATTTTATTGGCTCTAGCCCTTTTGATCGTTCTGCATTTTGGGTCCGCTTGGCAGTTTCACCGCTCAATTGATCAACAAGTCCTAACCTTGAGAATGCTTACCGGTGATGAACAGGTCGTTCAACCCCCTAGGTTGATTTGTGCATTGGCAATGAGATCCCATCGCCCAGACACAGACAAAGGGCCATCTCAGTATTGTCCCACCACTATTCAGATTCACCAAACAGGTGAAATGCGTTTGTCTGAGCAGGGGCAGTGGCTACCTTTTTCGGCCACTCAAGACTTCTCGATTCGACAACCAGGGTTTGTGTGGCGAGCCACCTTTCGGCTTGCGCCCTTTATTCATATCGAAGTAGTGGACAGTTATGTCCAAGGCAAAGGCAGGCTGGAAGGAAGGCTGTTGGGTTCGGTTCCCCTTTTAAGGGCGGCAGGATCGAGTACAGATAAAGGGGAGCTAATGCGGTGCCTGGCGGAACTGATCTTTTTCCCAGCCGCGTTTCTGAATAATTCAGCGTTACATTGGCACGAACTGAATGAGTTCACGGTAGAAGTTAAAGGTGAACCGGACGTAGGAGTCCATTACAATTTCGATCCTAACGGTGACCTCGTCGATATCACTGCACCGAATCGACCCCGAATGGTTGCAGGACAAGCCGTTGAAACCCCCTGGAGTTGTACGGTATCCGATTATAGGACATTGAGTGGGTACGATATTCCGACCTTTGGTCAAGTGAGCTGGCAATTGGAAGACGGCCCCTTTACCTATTGGCGGGGACGCATTACCCATCTTGAGACGGATCCAGACAATCAATCACTCTTCCAGGCTGAAGTTTGA
- a CDS encoding sigma-70 family RNA polymerase sigma factor produces MFTTIRSNKDALGAYLTRMGEYSLLTHAEEVTLGQQIQSSLHPPHGISQAELDQIQQLGQRAKHRMICANLRLVVTIAKKYQKRGMDLIDLIQEGSLGLERAVEKFDPVKGYRFSTYAYWWIRQSITRAIAMQSHTIRLPVYMTEKLNRIKRVRRELSQTLGHTPTHQEMVSELGITLEQLQKTLQAARVSNPESLNIRMGKDRDTELGDLIEDLQMLSPSEVVEQDFFRNALWSALAQLNDNERTVLILRYGLEDGRERSLYQVSQQMGISREWVRHLEKSAKSKLLKFGNLQDFIAA; encoded by the coding sequence ATGTTTACAACCATCAGATCGAATAAAGACGCTCTTGGGGCCTATTTGACCCGTATGGGTGAATACTCGCTGTTGACCCATGCAGAAGAAGTGACATTAGGCCAACAAATTCAATCATCCCTACATCCACCGCATGGGATTTCCCAGGCTGAATTAGACCAGATACAGCAACTGGGGCAGCGGGCAAAACACAGGATGATTTGTGCCAATCTGCGGTTAGTGGTCACGATCGCTAAGAAATATCAAAAACGGGGAATGGATTTAATTGATCTAATTCAAGAAGGGAGTTTGGGGCTAGAGCGAGCGGTAGAGAAATTTGATCCTGTTAAGGGATATCGATTTAGCACCTATGCTTACTGGTGGATTCGCCAATCTATTACTCGTGCGATCGCAATGCAGTCCCATACCATTCGTTTACCCGTGTATATGACGGAAAAGCTCAACCGAATCAAACGAGTGCGTCGAGAGCTATCCCAAACCCTTGGGCACACACCAACTCACCAGGAAATGGTTTCAGAATTAGGCATCACATTGGAGCAACTGCAGAAGACCTTACAAGCCGCCCGGGTATCCAATCCTGAATCCCTGAATATCCGCATGGGAAAGGATCGAGACACGGAGTTAGGAGACTTAATAGAAGATCTGCAAATGCTCAGCCCGAGTGAAGTGGTGGAACAGGATTTTTTTCGAAATGCTTTATGGTCGGCACTAGCTCAGCTCAATGACAACGAGCGAACAGTTCTTATCCTCCGTTATGGCCTAGAAGATGGGCGAGAACGTTCACTCTACCAGGTGAGTCAGCAAATGGGGATCAGTCGGGAATGGGTAAGACATCTAGAAAAATCAGCAAAATCAAAGCTTCTAAAATTTGGCAATCTGCAAGATTTCATAGCTGCATAG
- a CDS encoding glycogen/starch/alpha-glucan phosphorylase: MSEPFKKRSFNEENNSFHLSELSPENITEICDSFCIEDDRTGLSSETLQRAIADNLYYIQGKFPEIATLYDYYMAVAYTVRDRLLHRWINTVKTYREQDVKVVCYLSAEYLPGPHLENNLVNLGIYDQVQQAVESSGLDLRSILAQEEEPGLGNGGLGRLAACYMDSLATLEIPAIGYGIRYEYGIFDQEIRDGWQVEITDKWLRLGNPWEIPRPENAVEVKFGGYTEPYTDDQGSYRVRWIPHQVVNGVPYDTPISGYRVNTTSTLRLWKAEAPESFDFQAFNDGDYYGAVDAKIISENLTKVLYPNDEPIQGKQLRLEQQYFFVSCSLQNLLKIHLLRDDPIETFHEKFVIQLNDTHPAIGVAELMRLLVDEYLLDWQKAWDITHQSFAYTNHTLLPEALETWPLNLLGHLLPRHLEIIYEINQRFLDQVRLKYLGNSDKLARLSLIEESGNKRIRMAHLACVGSHAINGVAALHTELLKKGVMKDFYDLWPHKFRNITNGVTPRRWMVLINPKLTQLITREIGASWMKKLDDLQQLESLADDPAFRQDWRQVKRAVKQDLADYIQAHQGLTLNPESIFDIQAKRIHEYKRQHLNVLHIITLYNRIKHNPQLAFPPRTFIFGGKAAPGYQMAKLIIKLITSVGEVVNHDPDICDRIKVVFLPDFNVTNSQRIYPAADLSEQISTAGKEASGTGNMKFSMNGALTIGTLDGANIEIRAAVGADNFFLFGLTTEDIVNFKSQGYCPRTYYNTNSTLKEAIDLVASGYFSHGNRALFQPLVDQLLQADSYCLLADYQSYIDCQDQVGQAFQDQDTWTRTTIRNVARIGRFSSDRAIREYCQEIWRVDPVSIHLEDYQQAKAQLGGQHCLDADACPF, translated from the coding sequence ATGTCTGAACCATTTAAGAAACGCTCTTTCAATGAAGAGAACAACTCCTTTCATCTCTCGGAGCTCTCTCCTGAGAACATTACTGAAATTTGTGATTCATTTTGTATTGAGGACGACCGAACAGGACTGAGTTCTGAAACGCTACAGCGTGCGATCGCAGATAATCTCTATTACATCCAAGGTAAATTCCCAGAAATTGCCACCCTATATGACTACTACATGGCCGTCGCCTATACGGTGCGCGATCGATTACTGCATCGCTGGATTAACACCGTCAAAACCTACCGTGAACAGGATGTCAAGGTGGTTTGTTATCTCTCTGCTGAATATTTACCAGGCCCTCACTTAGAAAATAACCTGGTTAATCTCGGTATCTATGATCAAGTCCAACAAGCGGTGGAATCCTCGGGATTAGATCTGAGATCCATTTTGGCGCAAGAAGAAGAACCGGGATTGGGGAATGGGGGACTCGGTCGTTTAGCCGCCTGCTATATGGACTCCCTAGCTACCCTGGAAATTCCAGCGATTGGCTATGGCATTCGGTATGAGTACGGCATTTTTGACCAGGAAATCCGGGATGGTTGGCAGGTGGAAATTACGGATAAATGGTTACGTCTGGGGAACCCCTGGGAAATTCCTCGTCCAGAGAATGCAGTGGAGGTCAAGTTTGGGGGCTATACAGAACCCTACACCGATGATCAAGGCAGCTACCGAGTGCGTTGGATTCCTCACCAAGTGGTAAATGGAGTTCCCTATGACACCCCCATTTCCGGTTATCGCGTGAACACCACGAGTACGCTGCGGCTATGGAAGGCAGAAGCCCCAGAGTCCTTCGATTTTCAAGCCTTTAATGACGGGGACTATTACGGAGCCGTCGATGCCAAAATTATTTCTGAAAATCTTACCAAAGTCCTCTATCCCAATGATGAACCTATCCAAGGGAAGCAACTGCGTCTTGAACAACAATACTTTTTCGTTTCCTGCTCTCTCCAAAATTTACTAAAAATTCATCTGTTGCGGGACGACCCAATCGAGACGTTTCATGAGAAATTTGTGATTCAACTCAACGATACGCATCCAGCTATTGGGGTTGCAGAACTCATGCGGTTGTTGGTGGATGAGTATCTGCTCGATTGGCAGAAGGCTTGGGACATCACCCATCAATCCTTCGCTTACACCAATCACACCCTCCTTCCCGAAGCTTTGGAGACCTGGCCTTTGAATCTATTAGGTCATCTCCTGCCTCGGCATTTGGAAATTATTTACGAAATTAATCAGCGGTTTCTCGATCAGGTGCGGCTTAAATACCTAGGCAACTCAGATAAACTCGCCCGCTTATCCCTCATTGAAGAAAGCGGGAACAAACGAATTCGCATGGCTCACCTGGCCTGTGTCGGGAGTCACGCCATCAATGGGGTGGCAGCTTTGCATACAGAACTCCTGAAAAAAGGGGTCATGAAAGATTTCTATGACCTGTGGCCCCATAAGTTCAGAAATATTACCAATGGAGTAACTCCGCGTCGGTGGATGGTCTTAATTAACCCGAAGCTAACTCAGTTGATTACCCGAGAGATTGGTGCATCTTGGATGAAAAAACTGGACGATCTCCAACAGTTAGAATCTTTAGCTGACGATCCAGCGTTCCGCCAAGACTGGCGACAGGTAAAACGAGCCGTCAAACAGGATCTAGCAGACTATATTCAGGCTCACCAAGGACTGACCCTGAATCCCGAATCTATCTTTGATATCCAGGCCAAGCGCATTCATGAATACAAGCGCCAACATCTCAATGTGCTCCATATCATTACCCTCTATAACCGCATCAAGCACAACCCCCAACTCGCGTTTCCACCCCGCACTTTTATCTTTGGGGGCAAGGCTGCTCCCGGCTATCAGATGGCCAAGCTAATCATTAAGCTGATCACGTCGGTGGGAGAAGTGGTGAATCATGATCCTGACATCTGCGATCGCATCAAAGTGGTCTTTCTACCTGACTTCAATGTCACAAACAGTCAGCGGATTTATCCCGCTGCTGACTTGTCAGAGCAGATTTCCACTGCAGGGAAAGAAGCCTCCGGCACGGGCAATATGAAGTTCTCGATGAATGGCGCTTTAACCATTGGCACCCTCGATGGGGCCAATATTGAAATTCGAGCGGCAGTGGGAGCCGACAATTTTTTCCTATTTGGGTTGACCACTGAAGATATTGTCAACTTTAAGTCACAAGGATACTGCCCTCGGACTTACTACAATACCAATTCAACCCTGAAAGAAGCGATCGACCTCGTAGCCTCTGGATATTTTTCCCATGGGAATCGGGCGCTATTTCAACCCCTAGTGGATCAACTTCTGCAAGCAGATTCCTATTGCTTACTCGCAGACTATCAGTCTTATATTGATTGCCAAGATCAGGTGGGACAGGCATTTCAAGATCAAGATACCTGGACCAGAACGACCATTCGTAATGTCGCTCGGATTGGGCGGTTCTCTTCAGATCGGGCCATTCGGGAATATTGCCAAGAGATTTGGCGGGTTGATCCGGTCTCCATTCATTTGGAGGACTATCAGCAGGCTAAAGCCCAGTTGGGAGGACAACACTGTCTGGATGCAGATGCATGTCCTTTTTGA
- a CDS encoding PAS domain S-box protein, giving the protein MTFPVESALDVQPLIAGPDTPLIEVIGLTSQTNSQCHLLTGEVNLSTPQNLGFEQKGCVLIVENSHLVGILTERDIVRLIAENRSLDKLTAQAVMSQPVVTIIDEGHLTVFTALELMNRQKIRHLPVLDQHGQIKGLLTPRRIRNFLQPSDLLKVRRVHEVMITDVVYALSEDSLLQITQLMNQRHVSCVVIIAPATHNTESPCPKGIITERDIVQFQRLELDFAQTQAQEVMSTPLSLVGPNDSLWAVHQKMQHQKVRRLVVADSQGSLRGIVTQSSLLPVNPSEIYEFVEQQQQLIKQLETQNHLLLQQRNQELEQLIQDRTSKLERRDLMRHHLAKGLATSTGKDFFQSLVMHLNQALPADFVYIGQLVESEGQATIRTLAVAKEGQLQSNFEYALAGMPCEEVVDQQSCVYHQGVSAVFPHDQILRNLCIKGYLGTPLMSSSKQVVGLIVVLCHQPLEDLEFIEEVLTILAQRTTAELERQTAETDRNRFLTVSLDLHCIAGFDGYFKTVNPSFVRILGYSIKELLAQPFLNFVHPEDRDATVRELEQLEMGTNTIAFENRYRCHDGSYRWFLWSATPYLQQQQIYASARDITARKEIEQVLALRARQQTSVAHLGALALANRDLDDLMNEIVRVISQTLEVEYCKVLQLLPDGESLLLKAGVGWQPGLVGQTIIGTERESQAGYTLRSTRPVIVDNLETETRFSGPPLLRDHKVVSGMSVIIQGQHQTYGVIGAHTIYHRLFNENDIDFLQAVANLLAQTMDRHQIDQVLRQNELEYRTLAENLPGIIYRVFPEDHNRTVFLNDQCKTLTGNDSINLSVGEVCSIDPMIVPEDRSQVVTTVQEAVSCLKPFQVEYRIKDKQDQIRYFWEKGQPIPAQNGQPLHIDGVIFDVTDRKQAEAAQQESQQRLNSILESLQDVVWSVSADSYELLYLSPAAEEVYGRSISEFFDNSQLWLHVVHPQDQEKVRSFSDQLLKTGNKELEYRIVRPDGSIRWLLDRGWVIKDAEGMVLRLDGVATDITERQQSQDQISELAALLDVATDAILVRGLDGRIQYWNKGATALYGWTQKESLSQDVDQLLDITNEEAAEIEQYVRKQGKWQGEQQHVTKSGDVITVMSRWTLVQDSLGNSKAILIVNTDVTQAKKLEKQFLRAQRLESIGSLASGIAHDLNNILTPIYGVAQLLPLQLPNASEQIQHQFEILQACAQRGSKLITQVLSFSRGADGERAILYIKPLLSELRDFALKTFPKSIEISMQISEDLWSIHADATQVHQVFMNLLVNARDAMPDGGFLSVHAMNLTLDETLAADYLNAQTGPYILVTITDTGIGIPPKLQEQIFEPFFTTKEPEGGTGLGLSTVNKIIQSHHGFITVYSEVGQGSQFKIYLPAVESTARVEKEHLDCPNGQGEIVLVVDDEAPIREVAQSMLLKHNYQVMTAADGIDAIAQFAQHHTEIDVVLMDMQMPTLSGETTIQALRKINPQLKVIVTSGLLVDETFALSLGQCVRAFLQKPFSSDTLLRMLQNILQNKSQDTDIKALANNSD; this is encoded by the coding sequence ATGACGTTTCCTGTCGAATCAGCCCTGGATGTACAACCGCTTATTGCTGGGCCTGATACTCCCTTAATTGAAGTCATTGGTCTAACGAGTCAAACTAATTCACAATGCCATTTACTAACAGGAGAGGTTAACCTTTCAACTCCTCAAAACCTAGGATTCGAACAAAAGGGTTGTGTTCTAATTGTCGAGAATTCACATTTGGTCGGCATCCTCACGGAACGAGACATTGTTCGGTTAATAGCCGAAAATCGCTCATTGGACAAACTCACTGCTCAAGCAGTGATGTCTCAGCCCGTAGTAACGATAATCGATGAAGGGCATTTGACAGTGTTTACAGCTTTAGAGCTGATGAACCGTCAAAAAATTCGCCATTTGCCTGTACTGGATCAACACGGGCAGATTAAGGGACTACTGACTCCTCGTCGAATTCGGAATTTTCTGCAACCCTCCGATTTACTCAAAGTTCGTCGAGTTCATGAAGTGATGATCACAGACGTGGTTTATGCGTTGTCTGAGGATTCACTATTGCAGATTACCCAGTTAATGAACCAACGGCATGTCAGCTGTGTCGTCATCATTGCACCTGCTACTCATAACACTGAAAGTCCCTGTCCTAAAGGGATTATTACAGAGAGAGACATTGTCCAGTTTCAGCGGTTAGAGCTGGATTTTGCCCAGACTCAAGCTCAAGAAGTAATGAGTACCCCCCTTTCCCTCGTTGGCCCAAATGACTCACTGTGGGCCGTACATCAGAAAATGCAGCACCAGAAAGTGCGTCGGTTAGTTGTAGCGGATTCACAAGGGTCATTGCGGGGCATTGTCACCCAGAGTAGTTTACTCCCCGTAAACCCTTCTGAAATTTATGAATTCGTGGAGCAGCAGCAGCAGCTCATCAAACAACTGGAGACCCAAAACCATCTGCTACTTCAACAACGTAACCAAGAACTGGAGCAGCTTATTCAAGATCGAACATCGAAATTAGAGCGCCGGGATCTCATGCGGCACCATCTGGCTAAAGGTCTGGCAACATCTACTGGCAAGGATTTCTTTCAATCTCTTGTGATGCATCTTAATCAAGCACTTCCTGCTGATTTCGTTTATATTGGACAACTTGTTGAGTCTGAGGGGCAAGCAACGATACGCACCCTCGCTGTGGCAAAGGAAGGGCAGCTCCAATCCAACTTTGAATATGCCCTAGCTGGGATGCCCTGTGAGGAGGTTGTTGATCAACAATCATGTGTATACCACCAAGGGGTTTCAGCGGTTTTTCCCCATGATCAGATACTCAGAAACTTATGTATAAAAGGATATTTGGGAACTCCCCTCATGTCTAGTTCAAAGCAAGTCGTGGGATTAATCGTTGTTCTATGCCACCAGCCCCTTGAAGATCTGGAGTTTATAGAAGAGGTGCTGACGATTCTGGCCCAGCGAACCACAGCAGAGCTTGAGCGCCAAACCGCAGAAACTGATCGCAATCGCTTCCTTACAGTCTCTTTGGACCTACACTGTATTGCGGGCTTTGATGGCTACTTCAAAACGGTCAATCCCTCTTTTGTCCGCATTTTAGGGTATTCAATTAAAGAACTTCTGGCTCAGCCTTTCCTCAACTTTGTTCACCCCGAGGATCGGGATGCCACTGTTAGGGAATTAGAGCAGTTGGAAATGGGTACGAATACCATTGCCTTTGAGAATCGATATCGTTGCCATGATGGTTCCTATCGTTGGTTTCTCTGGTCAGCCACTCCCTATCTCCAGCAGCAACAGATTTATGCTAGTGCTCGTGATATCACTGCTCGAAAGGAAATTGAGCAAGTTTTAGCCTTGAGAGCCAGACAACAGACTTCAGTAGCTCACTTGGGAGCATTAGCCTTAGCAAATCGAGATCTCGATGATTTGATGAATGAAATTGTCAGAGTCATCTCTCAGACTTTGGAGGTGGAATATTGCAAAGTACTTCAATTACTCCCCGATGGTGAATCTTTATTGCTGAAGGCCGGGGTTGGATGGCAACCTGGGCTGGTGGGTCAAACGATCATTGGGACTGAGCGAGAGTCCCAAGCCGGATACACATTGCGGAGTACGAGGCCGGTCATTGTTGACAACTTGGAGACTGAAACGCGGTTTAGCGGACCACCCTTGTTACGAGATCACAAGGTTGTCAGTGGGATGAGTGTCATTATTCAAGGGCAACATCAAACTTACGGGGTCATAGGTGCTCATACGATTTACCATCGTCTCTTTAATGAGAACGATATTGACTTTCTCCAAGCAGTGGCCAATCTGTTGGCACAAACGATGGACCGGCACCAAATCGATCAAGTATTGAGACAAAACGAACTAGAATATCGAACTTTGGCAGAAAACCTACCGGGAATTATTTATCGAGTCTTTCCTGAAGACCATAACCGAACGGTGTTTCTGAATGATCAGTGCAAAACATTGACGGGTAATGATTCTATCAACCTTTCAGTGGGAGAAGTTTGCTCCATTGACCCGATGATTGTGCCAGAAGATCGGTCTCAAGTGGTTACAACCGTGCAAGAAGCGGTCTCTTGCTTGAAGCCGTTTCAAGTGGAGTATCGAATCAAGGATAAACAGGATCAGATTCGGTACTTTTGGGAGAAAGGACAACCCATTCCAGCCCAAAATGGTCAACCACTTCACATTGATGGCGTCATTTTTGATGTGACGGATCGCAAACAAGCTGAAGCTGCACAACAAGAAAGTCAACAGCGTCTGAATAGTATTCTTGAGTCGCTTCAAGATGTCGTTTGGTCTGTGAGTGCAGACTCATATGAATTGTTGTATCTTAGTCCAGCTGCAGAAGAGGTGTATGGACGTTCCATTTCAGAATTTTTTGATAATTCACAACTCTGGTTGCACGTTGTTCATCCACAGGATCAGGAAAAGGTCAGGTCTTTTTCTGATCAGCTACTCAAGACGGGCAATAAAGAATTGGAATACCGTATTGTCCGTCCAGATGGCTCAATCCGATGGTTGTTGGATCGAGGCTGGGTGATTAAAGATGCTGAAGGGATGGTCCTGCGATTGGATGGCGTGGCGACGGATATTACGGAACGCCAGCAATCACAAGATCAAATATCAGAACTAGCAGCGCTATTGGATGTCGCCACTGATGCCATTCTGGTCCGGGGACTTGACGGTCGGATTCAATACTGGAACAAAGGTGCAACTGCTCTATATGGCTGGACTCAGAAGGAATCGCTCAGTCAAGATGTAGACCAATTACTAGATATAACAAATGAGGAAGCAGCAGAGATTGAACAATATGTGAGGAAGCAGGGAAAGTGGCAAGGCGAACAACAACATGTGACTAAATCAGGGGACGTAATCACGGTGATGAGCCGATGGACGTTAGTCCAAGATAGTTTAGGAAATTCCAAAGCCATACTCATTGTCAATACCGATGTCACTCAAGCAAAAAAACTTGAAAAACAATTTTTACGAGCTCAGCGACTGGAGAGTATTGGTTCACTTGCCAGTGGGATTGCTCACGACCTCAATAACATTCTGACACCTATCTATGGTGTGGCCCAGCTTTTACCCCTGCAACTTCCCAATGCAAGTGAACAAATTCAGCATCAGTTTGAGATTTTACAAGCCTGTGCGCAACGGGGGTCAAAACTCATTACCCAAGTGCTTTCATTTTCCAGAGGCGCAGACGGGGAACGCGCGATTCTCTACATCAAACCTTTACTGAGTGAGCTTAGAGATTTCGCCCTTAAGACGTTTCCTAAATCCATTGAAATATCCATGCAGATCTCTGAAGATCTTTGGTCGATTCATGCAGATGCAACCCAAGTCCATCAAGTCTTTATGAACTTACTCGTAAATGCTCGTGATGCGATGCCAGATGGCGGTTTTTTGTCTGTCCACGCAATGAACCTTACTCTAGATGAAACCCTTGCAGCAGACTATCTCAATGCCCAAACTGGCCCATACATTTTGGTCACCATTACAGATACTGGAATTGGCATTCCTCCTAAACTACAGGAACAGATATTCGAACCCTTCTTCACCACCAAGGAGCCTGAAGGAGGAACCGGGTTAGGGCTCTCGACGGTCAACAAGATTATTCAAAGCCATCATGGATTTATCACCGTCTACAGTGAAGTCGGTCAAGGCTCTCAATTCAAAATCTACCTCCCTGCTGTTGAATCAACAGCTAGAGTTGAGAAAGAACATTTAGACTGTCCTAACGGTCAGGGAGAAATCGTTTTAGTCGTTGATGATGAAGCTCCGATTCGGGAAGTGGCCCAGAGTATGTTGTTAAAACACAACTATCAGGTAATGACTGCGGCTGATGGTATTGATGCCATTGCTCAGTTTGCTCAACATCATACAGAGATTGATGTTGTATTAATGGATATGCAGATGCCAACACTCAGTGGAGAAACAACCATTCAGGCGCTGCGAAAAATCAATCCTCAGCTTAAGGTCATCGTAACCAGTGGCCTCCTGGTTGATGAGACGTTTGCGTTATCCCTTGGACAGTGTGTTAGAGCCTTTCTTCAGAAACCTTTTTCTTCAGATACCTTGCTCAGAATGTTACAGAATATCCTTCAAAATAAGTCACAGGATACAGATATTAAAGCTCTTGCAAATAATAGTGACTAG
- a CDS encoding AIR synthase family protein translates to MAQDPLPVGKLPTHLLAHFLSQTPIHDPQVLLGPGIGLDCAVVDGGAKLWVIKSDPITFVTDEIGWYVVQINANDIATTGATPRWLMATILLPEQRTTATLAERIHQQIYTACQEINVSLIGGHTEITYGLDRPIVVGTLIGEVARDSLITPRGAKPGDRILLTKSVPIEATAILAREYSEQISQALTPDELTQARGYLYKPGISVLRDAQLASQAGQITAMHDPTEGGLLAALWELAQASNCQLMIDLEKVPISDLSAQICQVFEVDPLAAIASGALLLTAPKRDATSICRTLIASGIPCCEIGEVKSGKATVWSRSALGRKPLPCPSRDAIAKVISP, encoded by the coding sequence GTGGCACAGGATCCGCTACCAGTCGGTAAATTACCTACACATCTATTGGCCCACTTTCTCTCTCAAACCCCCATTCATGATCCTCAAGTCCTATTGGGGCCAGGCATTGGGCTTGATTGTGCTGTCGTCGATGGGGGAGCAAAGTTATGGGTCATTAAATCTGATCCCATTACCTTTGTCACAGACGAAATTGGTTGGTATGTCGTCCAGATTAATGCCAATGATATCGCCACAACTGGGGCTACTCCCCGCTGGTTGATGGCCACTATTCTTCTCCCCGAGCAGAGGACCACTGCAACTTTGGCTGAACGAATTCATCAGCAAATTTACACGGCTTGTCAGGAGATCAATGTCTCTTTAATTGGGGGGCATACTGAAATCACCTATGGCCTAGACCGACCCATCGTTGTCGGAACACTGATTGGTGAAGTGGCGCGAGATAGCCTTATTACTCCTCGTGGTGCTAAGCCTGGTGATCGCATTTTGTTGACTAAAAGTGTACCCATTGAAGCTACGGCAATCTTAGCTCGCGAATATTCTGAACAAATCAGTCAGGCGTTAACTCCCGATGAGCTGACTCAGGCGAGGGGTTACCTCTATAAGCCTGGTATTAGTGTGCTCCGTGATGCCCAACTTGCCAGCCAAGCTGGGCAAATAACGGCGATGCATGACCCAACTGAAGGAGGGTTACTCGCCGCCCTTTGGGAGTTAGCCCAGGCCAGTAACTGCCAATTAATGATCGACCTTGAGAAAGTGCCGATATCGGACCTCTCAGCCCAGATTTGCCAAGTTTTTGAGGTTGATCCATTGGCTGCGATTGCTTCTGGAGCGCTTTTGCTGACTGCTCCCAAACGTGATGCAACCTCGATTTGCCGGACCTTAATCGCGTCTGGTATTCCCTGTTGTGAGATTGGAGAAGTTAAGTCAGGGAAGGCCACCGTATGGTCTAGATCAGCATTGGGACGTAAACCGTTACCTTGTCCTAGTCGAGATGCGATCGCAAAGGTGATCAGTCCTTAA